TTCATCCTTGATATCCGGAAGACCAATGACCATATTCTTTTGTTTAAGAATGAAAAGTCCTTCAGTGTTCAAATGACCAAATCTCAAATGCCACAACTTTGAAATATTCACAGATTCAGATCTAAAAGCACAATTATTTTCATATGGCATTATAAAATGAAAGACCTTATTTGCGCTCATTTTCACTTCAAAGACTAAACATTATTTTTTCTTATCTAGTATGATACTTTTGCCATCATCAAATGAGACCGAATAACTGTTTTGCATAAGTTGTCCAATACTCAAAAGATTTTGCGCTAAACTAGGCACATAGAGAACATCGTGAATATTCTTCTTGGTACATGTTTTGGTGTAGACACTAATAGTTCCTTTCCCTTCTGCATTTTGAGCCTTTCCATCACCAAGCTTTACTTGAGAATTGAATCCAGATTCAAGCTGCTCGAATAGATTTCGGTTTCCAGTCATATGATTGTTGCATCCGCTATCCAAATTCCACAAATCCAAAGGCTCATGCTCCACATTTGATCTGGTGAAGACTAGTTTCTCACTCTCTTCCTCCCTTGTAAAATTTGCATCAGCGCTATTCTTGTTTTGATGCCAGCAATCTCTTTGTGAATGGTTAGGGACTCTACATCTCTTGCATCTAAACCGACAATCTTTAGATTGATGATTTGGTTTCTTGCAAATAATACAAGAAGGCTCATCGCTAAATTTTTGTGACTGCTCTTTTTTCTCTTCAAAAACTCTTCCATGGTCATCCTTATTATGTTGCCGATATTGACCATAACGATTTTTTGAGAAGTTACCTTTCTTTTGTTGTGGGAGACCACTGGATCTTTCAGAAATATTAACTTTCGATTGAAAGACTTGCTCCATGGACTGAGATTATGATCTATTGATTCTCTATTCATGCGCTGCTAGAGAACTCATCAACTCATGCATCGATAGTTTTGAAAGATCTTTTGCTTCTTCTATGGCCGCAACACAATGATCAAATTTAGGTGGTAAACTTCTGAGAAGTTTTTCAATCACCTTCTTTTCTGGAATGTCATCACCAAGACTTTCAATATGATTGACAATTTGATCGACTCTTGTGAAAAATTATGTCACCTTCTCGCTTTCTTTCATCAATAAAGTGTCAAAATCTCTCCACAATGCTTGTAACTTTATGGAGATTACTTTGTCATTTCCTTGAAATTCTTTCTGCACAACATGCCGAGTATCCTTTGCCTTTTCCTTATTGAAAATGGGGGGATAAATAGATTTACTCACCCCTTGTTTGATGTTACGAAGAGCAGTGCAatctttcttttgatttttcttgaaatcCTTCTGCTTGGTTTCGTTCCAGCCAGTAGAGCTTCCATCTTCGGGGGGCTCGTCATAAGTATTCTCGATGATTTCCCATAGATCAAAAGAGATGAAGAAATCTCTCATTTCACTACTCCAATAGTCATAGTGTTCTCCTTCAAAAATTGGAACTTCACTGGGAGAATATTTGAACATTGTAAGGCTTGAATTTTTGgccatttttatattttgattcaCAGGACACGAATGTATTAAGAGAAAGGAAAAAGTTTAGATGTTGACCAATAATTCAAGGTAAGAtcaacaccatatatgattggAGATGCTATTGTTGGAGGTAGGTAAACCATGCTTTCTTATGTCAATTTtgaaagctctgataccaaatttgTTGGTATGCACAGTGGAAAAAATAGAGAGCTGCAGCTCTAATATattatctaaaattttgattaattagaTGACTACAAGGTAGTCATATTTATACATAATTCATGACCTGTAAACttcctaatttaattttaagAGCTGAatactatatcataataaatATTACTTGACTATCTATAACTTGTCTATTGACAATCATGACTCCTAGATTAACTTgagaatataaatttattttaacatgTATGTAGTCCAGATGCTGCAAGCCTCCTATATCTTGCGGGTTCGTGTACATCAACGAGACGTATTGGGGTTACACTGGTGGGCTCACTGGAAGCCACCAGGATTGCTTGAAATGGAACGGCGACCACGGGCAACTGTGCTACGGGTGTGACTGTTGAGTGAAGAAATAAGAGAAGAACAAGCTCTGCACACGTTGAGCTGAatctcaaaattattatttgaatactgAAGAATACATGTTATTTACATGTCCAATACTCAAAACTGTAAAAGTGCTACTCTAACATTTAATAAGGAAAATGAAAGTATACTAATTGTGAACACGCTTCTTTACAATAGTATAACCAACACACCCCCCTCAAGCTTGATACAAGTTTCGAGTACCAAGCTTGCACAGAAGATGACGATGCTGATCTTTACCCAAACTCTTGGTAAAAATATCAGCAAGCTGATCATTGGAAGAGACATAAGCGGTTTGAAGGATTCCCATGGTGATTTTCTCACGGACCACGTGACAATCAATTTCAATATGtgtgaggcccatttactctaacaataattaatgatcaaacaataatggtttgatttaaaactgcagcggaaatggtttaaaaatactttaaaacggacctcagggcctagaaaaaatttcgacatgacctctccgtaagcaggacatcccgaaaaacttaagcagcattttatatcaaaatatactccaactagagtcataaaaacaaaaaccaaagtcaacaacatatagccgcactggccaggactacacagaaattaaaacttaccacatactcaccagatcataagaatcatagggtcaactcagaacatcacaaaaacaaccaaatatcattacagatacacggggcatctccccggcaaataaactacaatacaagactgaaacaaactcaagacatacatatagactaactggaAAACTCCACcgacagaaccaagcaatccaacctcaatcccgagctccactggcggaacctcggcctgatgctgcaaaacgactcgggagatctaccatggtgcccaatagcaaccacagcagccccccagtaaacaactgaggttaggattctggtatgaaacaattcaacaataacaacaataatcataaatcatgcataatcatatagtaaaatgtaatatgcaatgcatgaaaggctcaacgaataatcgggataacaggagccaacaaacggtacgataacaactggaataatgctcgagcaacaacacaggggagctacatcgtcatgcaactaaaccgccctgccaagtatgcgaggtatgccaagctgtgctgaataacacccctgactcggcctccatacagctgatacgctataacaggatggcacaacagaacgaactagatgacacaatcccagcgctcacctcaaaaggctgcactaaccacggaattgttcaatcacatctacggtttcatgtgtataggcctatcagccacacaaagatccgagataaacaacagtgccagataacaacagatatcaacaatgggctaacaagaacaatagggctcaacatgaatgtcataactgtatgcccgatgctaaatgccaataatatgtcataataataaacatagatcacaacgaaggcatttaacaatttataacAGTCAGCAATTCATAAACACAATCCATGTAACGCAGAATGGCaatcaaacataatttatgttttaccgttgtatgttaccgagctgtaacatacctataacAACTTGAAACTCCAATATCAACTTCTCTTCAAAACTCTCGGCCTAAACAAATCACAATAAGTCGATCATGAAAACTACCTTCCATACCAATGTCCGATTTGGCacaaaagagcataaaattcgtatctcactcaatattaactcaaatcaatatccaccaattggaaatgaaagataactCGAATATCTAACTTTTTATAGAAGAAGCCATCTTCCAAATCTTAGTAGATTAATCCCAGAATTATCAAGAACACACTGCCATTCAACAGATTTTTGGACAGAATTCTCCTATTGAGCAGTTTCAGAAAAACCACCATAACCTGCTCAATTCTTAATGAAAtttaacaaatcttatatcattacaAAGACAACACATAGCActacaacttttattttaaccaAAAACCCAGAATCCGAGTGCTTATATGTCATAAACCCGAATTACAGTAGTTGTTCTGCACAGCACACTTGCAGAATTCGATTCGACACATTTTGgcagaaaaatcatatcaaatccgtttcttatccaaattcAATGATTCTAGTGGCTAAAAACAGAAAACTTAAAGAACTATAAGGTTTATTTAGatcatttctacaaattcaagTGAAAAAAATCGCagcaacacaaaaactctcaCCCAAAAATCGGAAGAATTCGCGTAGAAACAGAGCACCGGAACAGCAGCTTCGATCTACCCTAATCCTAGCTCAAACTTCGCAATTTCTAACTTGAATCAAAGCCTAGGATGTTAGGAAGACACACCTTCAGACCGATTGAGATTTGGACGCCGGACGGAGGAGTTATCGCGATTTTCGCGCCGCTGCTCCAAGGGTGGCGAAAATTTGGGTTTGGGAAAGTTTCTTTCTTCTCTTCCCTTTCTCGGTTCTTCCTTCTTTTATTTGGTAaattgtgtgtatgtatatgtatatatatttatcttgtGTATTTGGTTACTAAAATAATAACTCAAGCCCATCTATCTCGgtctgtatttattttgctctcgtgtgttatttaaactctatatgtattttatatcgttaaattctccgatattttaaaatacatatttttaacacacttattgaaattatttgacataaataattattttaatttataactcaataattattctaattatgccaaaattaccggataattaattacagggccttACAATATGTTTGGTACGTTCATGATACATCGGATTAGCAACAATGTGAAGAGCTGCCTTATTGTCACAGTGAAGTGTGGCAGGTGAATGAATTGGGACTCCCATATCAAGCAGAAGCCCACGAATCCAAACGATTTCATGAGTAGTAGCAGCCATAGCTCGATATTCTGCTTCCGCGGAAGATTTGGACACGGTTTGTTGCTTTTTTGTTTTCCAGGATAATAAAGAATCATCGAGCTTGACACAAAAACCAGTGAGGGACCTTCGAGACATAGGACAAGAAGCCCAATCGGAGTCACAGTAGGCCACAAGAAACAGGGAATTCTGAGCTGCCAAGAGGATGCCCAAGCCAGGAGAACACTTAAGATATTTTACCACCCTAAGAGCAGCATCCATGTGAGATTTTTTGGGAGAATGAATGAATTGGCTCAGATGTTGGACTGCATAACAAATATCGGGCCGTGTGATAGTAAGGTAAATCAAGCGGCCAACCAACCTTTGATATGATTCTGGACTGCTTAATAAAGGATCAGGAGGACAACTGGATGTATCTTGAGCGAGTATGTTATCCAACTCCACAGTTGTCAACTTCTTGTTTTGTTCCATTGGTGTCTCATATGGTTTACTATTAGATACACCAGAATCAGCAATGAGTTCCAGTGCATATTTACGTTGATTGAGATAAATGTCGTGCGATGATCGAGCAATCTCAATCCCCAAGAAATATTTCAGTTTACCAAGATCTCGAATTTGCAAACGAGAATGAAAAAAAGATTTGATCTTCGCAATCAATTCCAAGCTACTCCCTGTGATGACAATGTCATCTACATAAATCACTAAAATGGTGATATGCTGAGATTCTCGGCTGGTGAAGAGAGAATGATCATGATGAGATTGTGTAAAACCAGCAGCGTGCATGATGCCGACAAATTTATTGTTCCACTGCCTGGAGGCTTGTTTCAAACCATATAGAGATTTACGCAAGCGACATACCTTATGAAGGCCATGAACATGATATCCAAGTGGAAGCTTCATATAAATCTCCTCATCCAAATCACCTTGGACAAAAGCATTAGCAGCATCCATTTGTGTCAAAGACCAATTGTTTTTTGCAGCCAAACTCAGCAAGCATCGGATGGTAACTATCTTGGCAGTGGGGGAAAACGTATCATGAAAATCAATGGCTGGTTGTTGTGTATACCCTTTTGCAACCAGACGGGCCTTAAATTTATCGACTGTGCCATCAGGATGATATTTAATCTTATATACCCATCGACATCCAATGGGTTTAGCATGGGAAGGGAGATCAACAACATCCCAAGTGTGATTAGCATTCAATGCTGCAAGCTCTAAATCCATAGCCTTTTTCCATCTAGGATCTGTCACTGCCTCATGATAAAAGCGTGGTTCGGTGACTGATGATATGGCAGCCACAAAATGTTGATAAGAAGGTGTGAACTTAGAATAAGAAAGATATCGAGAAATGGGATAGGTGCAACGAACAGAATTACTATGAGGTAAAGTAAGACAAGAATAATCTTGTGTCCACGAAGGGGCCATTCTTATTCGTTGAGACCGTCGGAGCGATGAGTGGGAAGTATCATTGGGTAACGGAAGGGCTAAAGACTCATTTTTTTGTGGTAGAGGACAATCATCTGTTGGAAAATTTTCTGGGCAATTGGATGAGGATGGAAATGGTGGAGCAACTGGCAAATTTGAGGCAAATGGGAACaaattttcatgaaaaacaaCATCCCTAGAAATAGCTATTTTCCGGTTCTGAAGATTCATAACCTTATAGCTCTTTTGAACATTAGAATATCCTAAAAAAACACAAGCTGTGGCACGAGCAACAAATTTGTGTTCAAGGGTCGGAGAATTAACATAGCAAAGACAACCAAAAACTTTAAGATGATTGTACACTGGAACTTTGTTGAACAAAACTTCGAAAGGAGTTTTGTTTCCTAGGATAGGAGTTGGTGTTCTGTTGATGATATATACATATGTGAGCACACAATCACCACAAAATCTTAAGGGAAGGGAAGCTTCAAACCTTAGGGATCGGGCTATGTCAAGAACATGTCTATGCTTACGTTCTACTACCCCATTTTGCTGTGGTGTATATGTGCATGAACTGAAATGAATGACACCTTGTGAAGCAAAAAACTCACTGCATTCGGATTTAAAGAAATCAGTCGCATTGTCCGACCTAATGGATTTAATTCGAGCAGAAAACTGAGTGTTAACCAAGGCAAAAAAACGCTTAAGAATTTGGAATACATCAAGCTTAGAATGCATGAGATGAACCCAAGTTCCTctcgaaaaatcatcaacaattgTCAAGAAATATCTCTCCCCATTCTATGTTGGTGCACTAAATGGACCCCAAATATCCATATGTATGAGTTGAAAAGAAGATTGAGACTTTGTCAAGCTTACCTTTGGAAATGACAACTTAGATTGTTTCGATTGAGGACAAACAGAACAATGCTTTAACGACATATTCTTTGATAGAAAAAGAAGCAAGTACATTCTGGAAATTGGCATATGTCCCAATCTTTTTTGCCAAGTGTCACAATCAACAGAAATTGAACTCTGACACACAACATTATTTTTATAACGCAGAGTATTACAACTGGGATTAAAAGAGGGCAACAACATTACAGTATTCGAAGGGCTGAGATGTTGGAACAACTTGTTGGTAAGATGATACAATCCACTCTCTTCTTTACCAATCCCAACTATTTTCCCACTCATCAGGTCCTGAAATATGCAAAAATGAGGGAAAAATGTGATAGAGCAGTTGTGAGATTTGGTAAATTTGGAAACAGATAAAAGGTTGAATTGAAAATGAGGAACACAAAGCACGTTTTGCAACGTAATTGATGGTGATGAGGATACGGATCCAATGCAACTAATGGACAACTTGTTACCATTTGGCAGTTTGACTGAACTAGAGGAATCATCCATGGACTTAGCATTTTGCAATATGGACTTAGCATTTTGCAATAGAGATGAACATCCAGTCATATGTTCATTTGCACCTGTATCAATAATCCAACTAGTGCAAGACCTTGGAAGTTCATTACCTGCCATATTAGCAGCTGGAGTATTCGAGCTATATGTGTTGTGGCCTCCCAACAACTTCATAATCTCAGCATATTGTTCTTGAGAGAAAACTGGAACAGGGGAAACACCATCAGCTACTGATTCCTTATGACTGTTATCTTCCACTAAATTTGCTGACACAACAGGTTTTTTTGATTTCACATAGGTTTTCGAATTCCTTCTATTGTCACCACGAGGTTGCTGTCCATATAAGCGATGTCCCAGAGGATAACCAACCAACTTGTAGCATGTGGCTTTCATATGTCCTGTCCAATTGCAATATTCACAATATAGCTGATTTTTCTTCGGTTCCTCAGCTTTGTGTTGCATAGAATAAAAAACAGATGCTGGTTTAGACTCCACTGAAATCAATGATCTATGAGATTCCTCTTGTGATATAATAGAAAAGGCTTGTCCAACGCTCGGTAGTGGACTCATCATAAGAATTTGGCTACGAATTTGCATGTAGCTATCGTTTAATCCCATAAGGAATTGAAGTAACTTCTGCTGCTGATCATGATTCAAGTACTTTCTAGCTGT
This genomic interval from Primulina huaijiensis isolate GDHJ02 chromosome 14, ASM1229523v2, whole genome shotgun sequence contains the following:
- the LOC140956681 gene encoding uncharacterized protein, which encodes MNLVNDQLLGVENYGVWSRAMIIALRAKNKIVFIDGSLPRPAVGHATSNQWERCNALVLSWIMNTVSKEIYGGIVYSSDASMVWSDLKEQFDKVNGSRIFSIHRDINRLTQGSSTISGYYSKLKHLWDEYASLVTLPSCECDTARKYLNHDQQQKLLQFLMGLNDSYMQIRSQILMMSPLPSVGQAFSIISQEESHRSLISVESKPASVFYSMQHKAEEPKKNQLYCEYCNWTGHMKATCYKLVGYPLGHRLYGQQPRGDNRRNSKTYVKSKKPVVSANLVEDNSHKESVADGVSPVPVFSQEQYAEIMKLLGGHNTYSSNTPAANMAGPDEWENSWDW